The sequence below is a genomic window from Streptomyces sp. NBC_00289.
AAGGCGCCCGGCGGGCTACCTTCGCTGCGTGGCGATGTTTCGACTCCAAGGCAGCAAGGTGCTGGCCGTCGACATGACCGGGGACGCCGTGAAGGCGAAGAACGGCTCGATGGTCGCGTACGACGGACAGATGGCCTTCAAGAAGCTCAGCGGCGGCGGTGAGGGCATCCGGGGGATGGTGACCCGGCGGATCACCGGCGAGCAGATGACCCTGATGGAGGTGAAGGGGCACGGGACGTGCTGGTTCGCGGACCGCGCCTCGGAGATCAACCTCGTCGGCCTCCAGGGCGACAAGCTGTACGTCGAGTCGAGCAACCTGCTCGCGACCGACGCCGGGCTGCGCACCGGGACCACCTTCACCGGTATGCGCGGCGCCTCGCAGGGCAACGGACTGTTCACGACGACCATCGAGGGCCACGGCCAGGCGGCGATCATGTCGGACGGGCCGGCCGTGGTGCTGCGGGTGAGCCAGCAGTACCCGCTGACCGTCGACCCGGGCGCCTACATCGCGCACCAGGGGAACCTCCGGCAGTCCTTCCAGTCCGGGGTGACGTTCCGCACACTGATAGGCGAGGGCGGCGGCGAGGCCTTCCAGATCCGCTTCGAGGGCGACGGGCTGGTGTACGTCCAGCCGAGCGAGCGGAACACGATCGCGGGGGACGTGTGACATGGCCTTGCGTGAGATCAACTCCAAGATGGTCGAGGCGACCGTCCTGCCCGGGCAACGGGTGTTCAGTCAGCGCGGCGCGATGCTCGCCTACAAGGGCGAGGTGGCCTTCACGCCCAACATGCAGGGCGGCCAGGGCGGCGTCATGTCGATGCTCGGCCGCCGGGTCGCGGGCGAGGCCACCCCGCTGATGAGCGTCGAGGGCAACGGCACGGTCCTGTTCGGGCACGGCGGCCACCACGTCCATGTGATCAACCTCAGCGGCGACACGCTCTACGTGGAGGCGGACCGACTGCTCGCCTTCGAGGGCAGCCTCCAGCAGGGCACCATGTTCATGGGTTCGCAGGGTGGCGTCATGGGCATGGTCCGGGGCCAGGTCACGGGGCAGGGACTGTTCACGACCACCCTCAAGGGCCAGGGCGCGGTGGCGGTGATGGCGCACGGCGGCGTCTTCGAGATCCCGATCACCCCGCAGCGCCCGGTCCACGTCGACCCGCAGGCGTACGTCGCCCACCACGGCGACGTGCGCAACAAGCTGTCCACCGCGCTGGGCTGGCGCGACATGGTGGGCCGCGGCTCCGGCGAGGCCTTCCAGCTGGAGCTCAGCGGCAGCGGCACGGTGTACGTCCAGGCCTCGGAGGAGAAGCTGTGAGCATGTACGGGGCTCCGGGCGGCGGCCCGACGATCCACGACCCGATGACCCTGCCGGTCGACGACAACGTCAACAACTACACCTTCTGCGTGGAGCTCAAGGGGAGCCAGTGGTTCCTGCAGAAGGGCAAGATGATCGCCTACTACGGCTCGATGGAGTTCAACGGCATCGGACACGGCCGTTTGGACCGTCTTGTCCGTACGTCCTTTCATTCGCCACTGCACGCGAGCGACTGGGTCGTGGCGGAGGGCTCGGGCAAGATGCTCCTCGCCGACCGGGCCTTCGACGTGAACTCGTACGACCTGGACGACGGCAACCTGACCATTCGCTCGGGCAATCTGCTCGCTTTTCAGCCAACTCTGGCACTCAAGCAGTCGATCGTGCCGGGATTTCTGACGCTGATCGGAACCGGCAAGTTCGTGGCCGCGTCAAACGGTCCGGTGGTGTTCATGGAACCCCCGATCCGGGTGGACCCGCAGGCGCTCGTCGGCTGGGCCGACTGCCCTTCGCCGTGCCATCACTACGACCACGGCTACATGACGGGTCTCCTGGGCGGTCTACGTGCGCTGACGGGCCTCGGCGGGGCCTCCGGCGAGGAGCACCAGTTCGAGTTCGTCGGAGCGGGCACGGTCCTGCTCCAGTCGTCCGAAACCCTGATGGCCGAGCAGGCCACGGGGGCGGTTCCGCAGCAGGCCGGGGTACCCGGTGCCGGTGGGGGGCCCGCAGGCCACCCACAGCAAGCCGGCGCACCGCGCCTTCCCGGACAGCTGGGGGACCTCCAGCGTCGCTTCGGGCTGTGAGCGGTAGTCTGCGGAGTGTGACGTCGAACGTGTGCGCGCCGTCACGCCACCCTCACTAGTTCGCCTTTCAACATTTTAGGTAGACTTCATTCATGGAGACCGAGACGGCCACGCGCTGGCTGACCGATGCGGAGCAGTGCGCCTGGCGCACCCACCTGGAGGTCAACAGGCTGTTGACGTACCAGCTCGAGAAGGACCTGCAACCGTTCGGCCTGACGATG
It includes:
- a CDS encoding AIM24 family protein codes for the protein MFRLQGSKVLAVDMTGDAVKAKNGSMVAYDGQMAFKKLSGGGEGIRGMVTRRITGEQMTLMEVKGHGTCWFADRASEINLVGLQGDKLYVESSNLLATDAGLRTGTTFTGMRGASQGNGLFTTTIEGHGQAAIMSDGPAVVLRVSQQYPLTVDPGAYIAHQGNLRQSFQSGVTFRTLIGEGGGEAFQIRFEGDGLVYVQPSERNTIAGDV
- a CDS encoding AIM24 family protein, which produces MALREINSKMVEATVLPGQRVFSQRGAMLAYKGEVAFTPNMQGGQGGVMSMLGRRVAGEATPLMSVEGNGTVLFGHGGHHVHVINLSGDTLYVEADRLLAFEGSLQQGTMFMGSQGGVMGMVRGQVTGQGLFTTTLKGQGAVAVMAHGGVFEIPITPQRPVHVDPQAYVAHHGDVRNKLSTALGWRDMVGRGSGEAFQLELSGSGTVYVQASEEKL
- a CDS encoding AIM24 family protein, whose amino-acid sequence is MYGAPGGGPTIHDPMTLPVDDNVNNYTFCVELKGSQWFLQKGKMIAYYGSMEFNGIGHGRLDRLVRTSFHSPLHASDWVVAEGSGKMLLADRAFDVNSYDLDDGNLTIRSGNLLAFQPTLALKQSIVPGFLTLIGTGKFVAASNGPVVFMEPPIRVDPQALVGWADCPSPCHHYDHGYMTGLLGGLRALTGLGGASGEEHQFEFVGAGTVLLQSSETLMAEQATGAVPQQAGVPGAGGGPAGHPQQAGAPRLPGQLGDLQRRFGL